The nucleotide window TGTTCATATGGTGTCGTCATAAAGGAGGCTATTGAATGAAGTCTATTTTCAGGGTCTGTCAGAAGGGATTCCGCATCTTCGGCCTCGTTCTCTTAGTCGCCGCCGCGGGGTTGCAGAACACCCAGGCCGAGGAGAAGGAAATCGAGGTCGGTAAATGGTATCCCACGCTCGAGAGCGGCATCACCATGACTCAGAGCTCCTACAGCGACAATTGGTCGGGGGGCGACGAAGGCTCGATCGTGTGGACATTTATCACCAATGCCACGCTCGAGAATCAACTCAATCCAAAGACCAATTGGAACAATGAGCTGAAGCTCGCCTATGGGCAGACCCTTCAGCAATCGATGCGGGACAATGGGGAGAAGAAATGGGATCGGCCTGAGAAGTCAACAGATCTCCTCAGTTTCGAAACGATCTTTCGTTTCACCATGGGTTGGGCGGTCGATCCCTTTATTTCAGGCAGGTTCGAGAGCCAGTTCCAGGATGCGTCCGATCCGTGCGGAAGAACTCTTGCCTTGAACCCATTGAAGTTCAAGGAGTCGGTCGGTTTTGCCAGGCACTTCATCAATGAAGAGGAGCGCTCCTTATTGAGCCGTTTCGGTTTTGCGCTGCGCCAAAACTCCCGCAAACTCTTTGTCCAAGCCTGTTCTAATGCCCCCTCCCTCTCTAATGAAACAAAATCGGAAACATCAATGGACGGCGGTATTGAATGGGTCACCGACTACAATACGAAGATCCTGGAGAACCGCGTCTCTTGGACCTCCAAGTTGACGCTCTATCAGCCGATCTTCTACTCGGGGAATGATAAATTCGACGATTTATCAGTCGAGATGCTGGAAGCGGCCGGTCTAGCTTCAGATATCGGTGATTTCACCACGGTGATCGACGCTGATTGGGAAAATGTTTTCACCACTCAGATCACGAAACTGATTTCCGTGAATCTCTACATGAGATGGATCTACGACAAGTATGACAACTCCGTTCCTCCTGTCTTGACGGATGACGGCGGGCTGAAGAATCCGGCGGATATCAAAGCTGCGGTCAGAAAATCCGGGCAATTCAAGGAAACTCTGGCGCTGGGGCTGACATATAGATTCTTCTAGAAGCTGGTCCTGTGACTCCGCCGGCCGTTCTAAGAAAAGCCGCCGCCCTTCGCGGCGGCTTTTCTTGGACTCTAAATCGGTTCGGCTCTGTGTTATCCTGCCAGGAAAGCATCCATCCGATCTTGCGGGAAAGGGAAGGAGAGATGCGGATCTTATTGATTTTGATCATTCTCATCCTACAACCGGCTCTTGATCTGGCCGCCGCGCCACCGCGCACCTATACATCCAGCCCTTCCCATCTGTTGGGTGGAGAGCGCCTCGACGACGAATTGATATACCACCACAATGATACTTTTGAAGAAGCCTTTTCGGGATGCTGCGGATGGACTCAACGACCCTACTTTGGCGCATGGGGAGAGGCTTATGATCTGGGTCCGGGTACGATTCAATGCGCCGTCTATTGGATTACAACAACACTCAATCAATATCAGGGTGAGCTGGCGGATTGCTACATCTGGGAGGGCGGCATAGACACGGCAACGGGAAACATTCTGGCGCTTGTGCCGGGCGTCGCCTTTGAAAATATCCCGATCTGGCCGGAAATTGGGCGCAACGATGTCGAATTCAACCTCCACGTCGAGGGTGAAGTCACCGTTGGTTATTGGGGGGTCTGGCCCGACGCACCTCATGGCTTTTATTGCGCCGTGGATATGGACGGCCCGGGCGGGCATCCGCTCTGCAATGTCGCCCCCAGCCTCACCGAAGAATCAGGATGGCAGGATCCCCATGATTATTTCTACCCGGAGCAGCCGATACAATCAATGGGCATTGGTTTAACATTCTCCGCCGATCTCAACCCCGCCCTTTTTCATACATGGGGAGCTATCAAGGCCTTGAGATAGCCGCCTTCAGAATCACTCTATAAAATGGAAAGCCCTCCGGCAATAGCGCCGAAGGACTTTAACAAGAATGGCGGGGCCGACGGGAATCGAACCCGCGACCTCTGGCTTGACAGGCCAGCGTTCTAACCGGTCTGAACTACGACCCCGCACGGAGCGGAGGCTGTCATCTTGGATTCAAAGACTCGACGGCCGATTGATGCAGACCGTCCCGGGACAGCCAGAAGCCAACCCTAGCAAGCAGGCCCCTGCCCTGTCAAGAACCCATATCCCGGGGTGTTAGCCGGGAGGGCCCGACGATTTCCGATTTCTGCGACCGTCATAGATCTGCTGGATATCTATATCCTTGTAGTAATGCCGCAGGATTTGGAGGTAATTGTATCCTTGGCGGGACATCTCCATGGCCCCGGTCTGGCACAGCCCCACACCATGTCCAAACCCACCGCCTTCAAGGACCATGAAACACCGGCCTTTCTCCTCCTTTTTCCTGAGCGCGCCGATGAAGGAGGAGCGCAACGGGGCGCCATTCGTTCGGCGGAGGACCCATCGAACCTCATCACCCCGAACGATATAGCGGCCACTCTGGGTCCAGACCCCCAATTCGGCGACACGCCCCGAAGGCGTCCGGCTGAGGATGGTCATCTTCTCGACGGGACCGGGGTCCTTTCCCTTGAGCTTGTCCTGACTGCGCCAGAGGTTTTTTCGGACAACCTCATACAACTCATGGCAATCCCAGACCTCCTCCCACCGGTAGTAGGGGGCCTTGGAGCAGAAATCCTCCCCATTCTGACTATCCTTCCGGGCCCGGAGATAGGGGAAATCCCCCCCTTTCGGCCAGACCGCAGAAGCCGAAGCCGTCTTGCCGGCGCAGGTGGAGCTATAATTGGCGCGGATGATCCGGCCCTTATAGAGCGCCACAATCCCCCATGTGGATTCCACGGCTTCATTCGCCCTGGGATCCTCCCCATCCATCCCCAGATAGACCTGATCCGCCTCGCTGGGAAGCAGGTCAAAAGGCCCCTCCCGCCGTTGAGCCATTTGATAGAGGGTATAGCTGCGGGCGGCGACGGCCTGGGCCTTGAGCGCATCGAACCCCTTCTCGCCGGGCCGGCCCAGTTCCGCCGGCAACACCCCTTTCAAGTAGGATTCGAGCCCCACGGCATTGATAATTCTGAGCGTTCCCCCCTCAATCGATTCGAGGATGAACTCACCCCGGTACTTCGCACCATCCAAGCACAATGGTGTCCGGGGATCCTCGGGATAAATATAGACCTTTTCCTTAAAAAGTCCCCGTGACAGCCCCGCATCATCGGATGCCTGTATCTGATGCCCATGAATTGTAAAAGTCCATCTTTCACCCGGATAGCCTCTTGTCGGGCGCCTGTGCGTCCCCCAACGCCCGACACGAAAGGTTCCGGCGCAGGAAATAGAGATCTTGCGGGCTGTTTCAGAGAGAGCGATATAAACAACCGGCTCGGCGTGCGGAATATCGCCACCTAATGTACAATGAGGCACACACTGGAAGAGGCCGCAAAGCAGCAGAAGACGGGCTCGATACCCAAGCACATGGATCTCTTGTAACGCCATCCGGATTCCCGCGAATCTTGGAGTCTGCATCATGGAATGTACACCCCGAGGATTTGGGCTGACCGGGCCCCGGTGACTTGTGGCAGGTGGGCGCGGTTGCCGCAGACCGCCTCACTCCCCAGCCAAGCAAAGAGCCCGGCTTCTTTGCTGTCTGCCGTCATTCCCTTCTCTAGAAACGGAACGAGCTTCAATCCCAAGGACAATCCTTCCTTTCGGAGGACCGCGACAAGGGCCGGGTTGCGGGCTCCACCACCACTGATCACGAGACGCCGTGGATGATAGCGGTCAGGAATTTCTTCTCTCAGCGCTGCCGCGACGGATCGTGCGATGAGAAGAATCCCGGTCGCCAAATGATCGGAGAGAGAACGCCGCGGACCATCACATCTTATGAATCGCCGGATAAATTCAGGGCCGAAATCCTCCCGCCCCGTCGAACGAGGGGGCGGCTTGTGATAGAAGGGGTGCTGCAGCAGCGTGCGAACAACTTCTTCACGGGAACGCCCATCACGGGATAACCGCCCCCCCCGGTCGTAGGGTAGACCGCCCAGCAACCGGCAAAGACCATCCAAGAGAAGATTGCAGGGCCCGATATCGAATCCGATGACCTCTTCCGGACGGCCCCCCGCCGGCACCATCGTTAGATTTGTAATACCCCCAAGATTCAGCGCGACCGTATCTTCAGGGCAATCTTTGAAAAGAAGATAG belongs to Candidatus Eisenbacteria bacterium and includes:
- a CDS encoding DUF3078 domain-containing protein codes for the protein MKSIFRVCQKGFRIFGLVLLVAAAGLQNTQAEEKEIEVGKWYPTLESGITMTQSSYSDNWSGGDEGSIVWTFITNATLENQLNPKTNWNNELKLAYGQTLQQSMRDNGEKKWDRPEKSTDLLSFETIFRFTMGWAVDPFISGRFESQFQDASDPCGRTLALNPLKFKESVGFARHFINEEERSLLSRFGFALRQNSRKLFVQACSNAPSLSNETKSETSMDGGIEWVTDYNTKILENRVSWTSKLTLYQPIFYSGNDKFDDLSVEMLEAAGLASDIGDFTTVIDADWENVFTTQITKLISVNLYMRWIYDKYDNSVPPVLTDDGGLKNPADIKAAVRKSGQFKETLALGLTYRFF
- a CDS encoding SpoIID/LytB domain-containing protein is translated as MMQTPRFAGIRMALQEIHVLGYRARLLLLCGLFQCVPHCTLGGDIPHAEPVVYIALSETARKISISCAGTFRVGRWGTHRRPTRGYPGERWTFTIHGHQIQASDDAGLSRGLFKEKVYIYPEDPRTPLCLDGAKYRGEFILESIEGGTLRIINAVGLESYLKGVLPAELGRPGEKGFDALKAQAVAARSYTLYQMAQRREGPFDLLPSEADQVYLGMDGEDPRANEAVESTWGIVALYKGRIIRANYSSTCAGKTASASAVWPKGGDFPYLRARKDSQNGEDFCSKAPYYRWEEVWDCHELYEVVRKNLWRSQDKLKGKDPGPVEKMTILSRTPSGRVAELGVWTQSGRYIVRGDEVRWVLRRTNGAPLRSSFIGALRKKEEKGRCFMVLEGGGFGHGVGLCQTGAMEMSRQGYNYLQILRHYYKDIDIQQIYDGRRNRKSSGPPG
- a CDS encoding anhydro-N-acetylmuramic acid kinase, encoding MDRLQKAARARVRRVVGLNSGTSADGLDLILLEVRGDGWSSKIRSLRFRSVPFPPDLKNQIHSLLNRLTDPTKRNSVLTEDLVQTDMALGRFMGRSARTMIQWARRHSLTVHLVASHGQTVWHTPGHRPGTAATLQLGHPHSIAVAADLPVVADFRAADIAAGGQGAPLTPAFDYLLFKDCPEDTVALNLGGITNLTMVPAGGRPEEVIGFDIGPCNLLLDGLCRLLGGLPYDRGGRLSRDGRSREEVVRTLLQHPFYHKPPPRSTGREDFGPEFIRRFIRCDGPRRSLSDHLATGILLIARSVAAALREEIPDRYHPRRLVISGGGARNPALVAVLRKEGLSLGLKLVPFLEKGMTADSKEAGLFAWLGSEAVCGNRAHLPQVTGARSAQILGVYIP